In a single window of the Labrus mixtus chromosome 20, fLabMix1.1, whole genome shotgun sequence genome:
- the nog1 gene encoding noggin-1, which yields MDQPQQCVAMYLLVLSLGLLMERGICQHYYLLRPIPSDSLPLVELKEDPDPVFDPKERDLNETELKSVLGDFDSRFLSVLPPVEDRFTGGNDELDDFDVQKPGGILPKEIRAVDFDVQFGKKHKPSKKLKRRLQQWLWAYSFCPVVYTWTDLGNRFWPRFVRAGSCLSKRSCSVPEGMVCKPANSTHLTVLRWRCVQRKGGLKCAWIPVQYPIITDCKCAPARVKKKQKTNKD from the coding sequence ATGGATCAGCCTCAGCAGTGTGTGGCCATGTATCTGCTCGTGCTTTCCCTCGGACTTCTGATGGAGAGGGGGATATGTCAGCACTACTACCTCCTGCGCCCCATCCCGAGTGACAGCCTCCCGCTTGTGGAATTAAAAGAAGACCCGGACCCGGTGTTCGACCCCAAGGAGCGGGACCTTAACGAGACCGAGCTGAAGAGCGTGCTGGGGGACTTTGACAGCCGCTTTTTGTCCGTGTTGCCCCCAGTGGAGGACAGATTCACCGGCGGCAACGACGAGCTGGACGACTTTGACGTCCAGAAACCCGGCGGAATACTCCCGAAGGAGATCCGAGCGGTGGACTTCGACGTCCAGTTCGGCAAAAAGCACAAGCCGAGTAAGAAACTGAAGCGGCGGCTGCAGCAGTGGCTGTGGGCGTACTCGTTCTGCCCGGTCGTGTACACGTGGACCGACCTGGGGAACCGGTTCTGGCCGCGGTTCGTGCGCGCGGGCAGCTGCCTCAGCAAAAGGTCGTGTTCGGTTCCGGAGGGGATGGTGTGCAAACCCGCGAACTCGACCCACCTGACGGTGCTCAGATGGAGGTGCGTGCAGAGGAAAGGGGGACTTAAGTGCGCGTGGATACCCGTGCAGTACCCCATCATCACGGACTGCAAATGCGCTCCTGCtcgagttaaaaaaaaacaaaaaacaaataaagactga